One genomic segment of Bacteroidales bacterium includes these proteins:
- a CDS encoding IS5/IS1182 family transposase, which yields SELVRKKAYDRLLRKINKQLEHHGAKVKKGKTIVDASVTISPYAPEGKTIYEIA from the coding sequence TAGTGAATTAGTTCGTAAAAAAGCCTACGATCGTTTACTTCGAAAAATCAATAAACAATTAGAACATCACGGTGCAAAAGTAAAAAAAGGAAAAACCATTGTAGATGCAAGCGTAACCATAAGTCCGTATGCTCCCGAAGGCAAAACAATTTACGAAATAGCCTAA